In Astyanax mexicanus isolate ESR-SI-001 chromosome 5, AstMex3_surface, whole genome shotgun sequence, a single window of DNA contains:
- the ift27 gene encoding intraflagellar transport protein 27 homolog isoform X2, with amino-acid sequence MFRSDGAHFQKNYSMTAGVELLVKPVNIPETSDSVELYIYDSAGRETFAEACEKMWGQPSVVCVVFDISSLASFNSCSRWLQRVRAHCNGLQVPGVLVGNKSDLSSRREVEETTAQDWAQSQGLQYHETSAKEMENCDAPFLSLAQAFYTLYQERRQMIQTLG; translated from the exons ATGTTCCGCAGCGACGGCGCTCACTTCCAGAAGAACTACAGCATG accgctggtgTGGAGCTGCTGGTGAAACCAGTGAACATTCCAGAGACCAGTGACAGTGTG GAGCTGTACATCTACGACTCAGCTGGACGGGAAACCTTCGCGGAAGCCTGTGAGAAAATG tGGGGGCAGCCTTCGGTGGTTTGTGTGGTGTTCGATATCAGCAGCCTGGCGTCTTTTAACAGTTGCAGCCGGTGGCTGCAGAGAGTCCGAGCACACTGCAATGGACTGCAGGTACCAg GTGTGCTGGTGGGGAATAAGTCAGACCTGTCGTCAAGGCGGGAGGTGGAAGAGACCACAGCACAGGATTGGGCACAAAGCCAGGGTCTCCAGTACCACGAAACCTCAGCT AAGGAGATGGAGAACTGTGATGCCCCCTTCCTGAGTTTAGCCCAGGCCTTTTACACACTTTATCAGGAGCGCAGGCAGATGATTCAGACCCTCGGCTGA
- the ift27 gene encoding intraflagellar transport protein 27 homolog isoform X1, whose product MVKLRARCILVGDAAVGKSALSQMFRSDGAHFQKNYSMTAGVELLVKPVNIPETSDSVELYIYDSAGRETFAEACEKMWGQPSVVCVVFDISSLASFNSCSRWLQRVRAHCNGLQVPGVLVGNKSDLSSRREVEETTAQDWAQSQGLQYHETSAKEMENCDAPFLSLAQAFYTLYQERRQMIQTLG is encoded by the exons ATGGTGAAATTACGGGCCAGGTGTATTCTCGTGG gtgATGCAGCGGTGGGGAAAAGCGCCCTCTCTCAGATGTTCCGCAGCGACGGCGCTCACTTCCAGAAGAACTACAGCATG accgctggtgTGGAGCTGCTGGTGAAACCAGTGAACATTCCAGAGACCAGTGACAGTGTG GAGCTGTACATCTACGACTCAGCTGGACGGGAAACCTTCGCGGAAGCCTGTGAGAAAATG tGGGGGCAGCCTTCGGTGGTTTGTGTGGTGTTCGATATCAGCAGCCTGGCGTCTTTTAACAGTTGCAGCCGGTGGCTGCAGAGAGTCCGAGCACACTGCAATGGACTGCAGGTACCAg GTGTGCTGGTGGGGAATAAGTCAGACCTGTCGTCAAGGCGGGAGGTGGAAGAGACCACAGCACAGGATTGGGCACAAAGCCAGGGTCTCCAGTACCACGAAACCTCAGCT AAGGAGATGGAGAACTGTGATGCCCCCTTCCTGAGTTTAGCCCAGGCCTTTTACACACTTTATCAGGAGCGCAGGCAGATGATTCAGACCCTCGGCTGA